From Chloracidobacterium thermophilum B:
ACAGCGCCCTTGTCGCGGCTGGTGTGCTCGACTTTGCCGATGCCGTCCGGGTGGTGCGGCGACGCGGACAGTACATGCAGGAAGCCGTTGCGCCGGGGGTGGGGGCCATGGCGGCCGTTCTCAAGCTGGACGCCCAGACCGTCACGGCGCTGTGCGCCGAAGCTGAGCAGGACGGCGAGCTGTGCCGCCCGGCCAACTTCAATGCCCCGCAGCAGACGGTCATTGCCGGCCATCGTCCGGCGGTGGAACGCGCCACCGGGCTGGTCCGGGCACGCAAGGGCCGGGCCATTGAGCTTCCCGTCAGTGCGCCGTTTCACTGCCCGCTGATGAAACCGGCGGAAGAAAAACTGGCGCGGGATTTGGCCGAGCTGACCTTTCACCCGCCACAGTGTGCCGTGGTGGCCAACGTCAACGCCCAGCCCACGACCGAAGCTGAAACGGTGCGGGCAAACCTCATTGCGCAGGTCTGCGCGCCGGTGCAGTGGGTCGCGTCGGTTCAGACCCTCGTTGCCCAGGGGACGACGACTTTTGTCGAAGTTGGACCCAAAACAGTACTCACCGGGCTGGTACGGCAAATCGTGCCCGAAGCCGTCACTTTCCAGGTGGAGTCCCCGCAGACCCTCGAAACCTTCGTAGCCGGGATGCGCCTGCCTTGACAAAACGCCGGCTTGTGCAACAGTCAGCAGCAGCCCTGCCAGGTACTTGCCCCAAACGACCCGATGGCTTCCGTTCCGCTGTCACGATGTGCGTGTTCGTTATCACCTTGCGTTGACGGGATGACTGCTTATGGACAAAAAAATCCTTGACCGCATTCTCACCATGGCCGTCAAAAGCGGCGTCTCCGACATTCACTTTCAGGCCGGGAGCGTTCCCCTGTTCCGCTACAACGGGACGTTGATGGATGTCAAATATGATGTTCTGACGCCACAGGACACGGAACTCATCGCCCAGATTCTGCTCAAAAATGACCGTCTGCACGCCCACGATGAGTTCGTCGAAAAGGATGTGTCCTACGGCGTCGAAAATGCCGGCCGCTTCCGGGCCAATATCTTCAAGCAGCGCAACAGCTTTGCCATCGTGTTGCGCGCCATTTCCATCGAAGCCCGGACGCTTGAGCAACTGAACCTGCCGCCGACGCTGGCGCACATTGCCGACCTGGGCCGCGGCCTCGTCCTTGTGACCGGGGCTACGGGCAATGGCAAGTCCACCACCATGTCGGCCATGATCGAGCACATCAACCGGACGCGCAAACTCCACATCATCACGATTGAGGACCCGATTGAGTTCCTCTACAAAAACGACCGCAGCATTATCACGCAGCGCGAAATCGGGCAGGACACCCGCTCGTTTCCGGAAGCCCTGCACGCGGCCCTGCGCCAGGACCCGGATGTGATTCTGGTTGGGGAAATTCGGGATGCCGTCACCTTCGACACAGCCCTGCGCGCAGCCGAAACCGGGCATCTCGTCTTCAGCGCCATTCACACGACCGATACCCAGAAAACGATTTCCCGCGTCCTGGGCTTCTATCCGCCGGAAGAACAGGCCGTGGCGCGGGCCCGGCTGGCCGACAACCTGGCGGCCGTTATTTCGCTGCGCCTGTTGCCGATGGCGAACCAGCAGGGGCGCATTCCGGCCGTCGAAATTCTGCGCATGTCGAGCGCCGTCCAGGAATGCCTGCGCAATCCCGAAAAGCTCAACGATCTTGGGTTCGTCATTGCCCGCAGCCGTGAGTACGGCATGATGACCTTTGACCAGCACCTTGTGGAGCTGTGCAAAGCCGGCAAGATCACGCCGGAAGTGGCCCGCGCCGCTGCGACCAACCGCCTTGAGTTTGACAAGGCGATGGCCGCTGAACGGGCAGCCGCCCCGCCGGCTTCGGAAGCTGCGCCGGCCGCGACCAGTCCGCCTCTGACAACGGGGGGGCCTGAAGCTAAATCCGGGACAGATGATGGCACTGGCAAAACCTATTCGTTTGTCTGATGACTGCCGCACCTGAAGCCGAAGCGGCCGGGCCAGACACCGGGCTGGACATCGCGCTGGACGCCGAACCGCGCCCCACTCTGCGCCAGTTGGGTGGGGATTGTCTTTTGCTCGGCGCGACGGCCTTCGGTGGCGGAGCCATGATCAGCCTGCTTCAGGATCGGTTCACGCAGCGCCGCCGGTGGCTCCGTGACCGGGAGTTTCTCGAAGCGGCAACGCTGGCGCAGAGTCTGCCGGGTGCCATTGCCACGAACACAGTGGCGTTCGTGGGCTACCGGCTGCACGGTCCCGTTGGCGCGCTGGTGAGCATGGCGCTCTATGCCCTGCCGTCCTTCGTGCTCATGCTCGTCTTTGCCGCGCTCTATGGGCACCTCCGGGACATTCCTTCTGCGACGGCCGTCCTGACGGGACTCAACGCCGCAGCTTCCGGGTTGGTGGCGGTGACGGCTGTGCGCCTGGGACGGCAAGCCGTTGCCATGCGCTGGCAGGGGTTGCAGGCCGCGGCCGTCTTTGGATTGGCCATATCCTTTCCGGCGCTGACGCTGTATCTCATCCTGCTGTCGCTCCTCGGCGGGTTGCTCTGGGCAGCCTGGCAGCGTCGGATGCCTCCCGTACCTGAAGCCACAACACCTGAAACAATCGTACATGCCGGCGCATCGCTGCCACTGCGACACCACCTGCTGCTGGCCACAGGGCTGGGCCTGCTTGTGACCGGCCTGTGGCTTGGCAGCGGCTTCATCACTGAGCCATTCCTCCGGCGGCTTGTGCAGCTTGCCCTGGTCACGCTCAAGGTTGGCGGGCTGACCTTTGGCGGCGGCTTCGTCATCATTCCATTGCTGGGGCATGAAGTCGTGGATGTGCACCTCTGGCTGACACCGAAGGAAGTGTCCGACGCGGCGGCGCTGGGACTGTTGACGCCGGGGCCATTCGTCATTGCCGCCGCCTTTATCGGCTACCGGGTGGCGGGGCTGGCCGGGGCAGCCGTGACGACCCTGGGCATCTTCGGCTTGCCCCTGTGGCTCGTTGTCATGGTCGCCGGGGCCGTCGAACGCTTTCGGCAGAATGCTCTGGTACAGGGTGCGTTGCGCGGTGTGATGCCCACCGGCGTGGCGTTGCTCGCCGCAGCGGCCGTCACCATCGGAAAGGGCGCCTATACACCTGACCTCTACACGTGGGTGCTTGCTCCCGGTCTGGGCCTGACCAGCGCCTGGCTGGCCGGACGCCACCACACCAACCCAATGTTCATCCTCTTTGGCGGCGCCTTGGTTGGTCTGGCCGGCCAGTGGCTGTTTGCCTGACCATTTCTGTGCAGCATCTCACGGAAACACGGTTGAAGCCCGGAACGCAGCACAGTAATCTTGTTCCGGTTACTGAAAGCATCACTTCGGGGGCTTCAACAGGCTTTCAACCAGGCCGGGCTTGATTCAACCAAAGGCGCTTTCGATTTTGCTGCCCTGCCGCCGCCCCTTATGCCCGCTCTGGCCTGGACCTTCCATCCTGATCATCCTTTGGTGGAGTATTGCTCCAGGGCAGGCCACAACTCCGGTGCCCCGCAATCCGACCTCGGCCGGCGCCGTCTTTGAGCCGTTCACGCAGGACCAGGGGCTTTCCAACAACGGCATCACCTGCCTGCTTCAGGACCAACGCGGCTTCCTGTGGATTGGGACGGAAGACGGACTCAATCGCTACGACGGCTACGGCTTCAAGGTCTATCGCCACCGCCCTACCGACCCCAACAGCCTGCCCGCAAACTTCATCCGGGCGCTGGCGCAGGGCCCGGATGGGACGCTGTGGATGGCCACTGATGGGTGCGGGCTGTGCCGTTACGATGCCTGGACGGATCACTTTGTAAGCTATGCCCTCACACTTTCCCCAAAGGAACGCTATTTCAGCAGCATCGAAGTCAGCCAGGATGGGTTGGTGTGGTTGGGTGGCAATGACGGCCTCGTTTGCTTTGATCCCCAAACCAACGTCAGCGCCGTATATCCTCTCTGGCGTGACCTTCACCTGCGGTCGCCCGCCACGTATGTTTCAAGCACCCTCGAAATTGCCCCGGACCGCTTTCTGGTAGGCAGCAGTCACGGCATCCTGCTGTTTGACCGGCAGACCAGACGGTTTTCCGTCGTCCTGGCCGCGCCTCCGCGCCTGCAAAAAGGAGATATTGTACAGCTTCAGTTTTCCGGCCACATCGTCGGACGACTTCGGGATGGTCGCATCTGCGTTGGCTTCATCAACTGGGCCCTGTTTCTGCTTGATCCACAAACGCTGCGCGTCACCCAAGGATACGACCTGGAAGGACGCCCGCTCACCGGCGACAACCGGGGGCTGCCACCGCCACATGACGCCTCGCTGCACGGCAAGGCCGTGTTTCTGGATCAGTCCGGGAGTGTCTGGATTTTCAAACGCTTCTCGGCTCCCAGACGCCTGGACCTCGCCACGGGTGAGTTGACCTTCATCCAGAACACAGTCCCTTCGGGCACATTCAAAGCCCAGGAACCCATGGTGATGATGCAGGATCGCTCCGGGGTCTTCTGGTTTGGCGACCGCATCAACGGTCTGCTGAAGTTCTCTCCGATATGCAACCGGTTTGAAACCTATCGCCACCACCCGTTTGACGACAAATCACTCGTCAACAGCTACACCCATGGCATTCTGGAAGACAGCCGCGGCCGGCTCTGGGTCTGCTCGCAGTTTGGCGGTATCAGCCGGCTGGACCGGCGCACCGGGCAGGTGGAACGCTACAACCTCCACTTCGCCTCAGCCACCAGGCGCCCAACTGAGGCGGTCTTTACCATCTGCGAAGACCGGCGCCAGGTGCTGTGGGTTGGGACGGAATACGGACTCCACATCCTGAACCCGGAACAACGCCGTCTTCAGCCAGCCCCACTGCCGCAACTGCCAATCCTCGCCACCCAGGCCCTTTATGAAGACCACCGGGGCCACCTCTGGATGGGCATGGCGGGTCGGTTGTTTGAGGTCTCACCCGATCGCAGGACCGTCACCGACCAGACGAAAGCCTTTGGTCTCGCCCCCACGCCGCCCCCGCCGGACGCCGTGGGGGATGACATACAGTGCTTCTATGAGGACCAGCGTGACCGGCATCTCTGGATTGGGGGCATTTATGGGGCAGTGCGTTATGACCCGGTACACCAAACCCACCGGACGTACCGCATTGAGCGCAAACCGGCCTACGGCGTCCCTTATGTCACAGGGTTTGCGGAAGGGATGGACGGCACGCTGTGGATGGTGACCAAGGGTGCCGGGCTGTGCCGCTTCGACCCACAGCGCGAGACATTCACCCACATCACCGAAGAACAGGGACTGCCACACAACAACTGCTATGCCATGTTGCCCGACACCGATGGGACGTTCTGGCTCAGCAGCGACGCGGGACTGTCACACGTTGATCCGCAGCACCTGACCTTTCGCACCTACACCGTGGACGACGGACTGCAAGGGCGCGAATTCAACCGCTTTTCGGCCTTTCAGAATGCCCGTGGCGAAATGTTTTTTGGCGGCACGCAGGGCCTTACGATGTTTCATCCATCCCACGTGAAAGATGACCGGTCGCCACCGCCGGTCGTGCTCACCAAAGTCAGCATCAACGGCCAGCCACAGCCGGCCATTGAAGGGAAAAACCTCACGCTCGACGCCGACCAGAACACCCTGGAGGTGAGTTTTGCCGCCCTGGATTTCCACGTTCCCCAAAACAACCGGTATCAGTATCGGCTGGAAGGGTTTGACCGGAACTGGCGCGACGCCGGTACACGGCACGAAGCGACCTACACGAACCTTCCCGCCGGACGCTACACCCTTCACGTCAAGGCGGTGAATCACGATGGTGTGTGGAATGCCGGGACCGTGCTGTTGCAGATGGTGATCCGCCCGCCGTGGTGGCAGACCTGGCTGGCGTACCTGTGCTTTGCTCTGGCTGGAACGCTGGTTTTGTATGGTGGCCTCCGCTGGCGGCTGCGCCAGTTGACGGCCCGGACGCAGGCGCTGGAAGCCACCGTGGCGGAGCGCACGCAGGAAGTTCTCCGCAAAAACGAGGAACTCATTGCGCGCAACGTGGACATCGCCACCGGCAAACGCGAGATTGAAATTCAGCAGCGCAACTTTCTGGAGAGTCTGACCTACGCGCAGATCATCCAGCGGTCCACCCTGCCCTCCAGTACCGAAATCCACCGGGCACTGGGCGAGCACTTCATCGTCTGGAAACCCAAAGACATCGTGTCGGGGGACTTTTACTGGGTTCACCGGCATCATGACCGGGTGATCTTTGTGGTGGCCGACTGTACGGGCCACGGCGTGCCGGGGGCGTTTATGTCCATGATCGGCAACGACCTGCTGGGGAACATCGTCATCGAGCGGCAGGTACTCGACCCGGCTGAACTGCTCCAGCAGCTTCATCAGGGCGTCAGCCGCGCTCTCAAACAGCAGGACGACACCGGACTTCCTGATGGTATGGAAGCATCAGCGTGCCGACTGGACCTGACGACGGCCACGGTGACTTTTGCCGGGGCGCGGCAATCGCTGTATGTCGTGGCCGACGGAGCGCTGGCCGAAGTCAAAGGCGACCGGCATGCAATTGGCGGCCGGCAGTCCCGGCGGCAGGCGCGGGTTTTCACCAACCACAATGTGGACCTGACGCCCAACACCATGCTGTATCTGGCTACCGATGGCTTTGCCGACCAACCCGACCCCCAAGGGCAGAAATTCAGAACCCGTCGCCTACGGGAGTTGCTGGTCAAGGTGGCTGACCTGCCGCTGCCGGAGCAGCAAAAGCGTTTGGAAATCGAGCTGGCTGCGCACATGGGCCCGGAACCACAGCGCGATGACATCACCCTCGTGGGTGTGCGCTGGGTTCCACACCACCACGCCGCGCAAAACGGTGAGGCATAGCACTGGAAGCTGAGCGGCTGGAAGCCGGTTTCCGGGAGTTCCCGCTTCACACGCCGAGCAGCCAACGCGCGGTGAAGAAGTAAATCAGCAGTCCCGTGATGTCCACGATGGTCGTAAGCGCCGGGCTGGCGACCACGGCCGGGTCAAGCTTCAGGCGTGCGGCCGTCAGTGGCAGCAGCGCCCCAATGAGCGTTGCCGTCACCACCTGCATCGAGAGCGCCAGACTGATGACGAGCGCAATGTTGCCCAGGGAAAACCCGGGCGGAATCTCAACGCCCTGCGAAAGCCACATGATCTTGGCCCAGGCCAGAATCCCCAGCACTGCCGCCAGAAACACACTGACTTGCAGTTCCTTGAGCAACACCCGCCAAACGTCCCGGGGCGAGATTTCACGCAGCGCCAGCGCGCGCACGACCACCGTTGCCGACTGGCTGCCCGTATTGCCGCCGGTATCCGCCACCATCGGCATGTAGAGCGCCAGAATGATGACCTGCGTCAATGTGGCTTCAAACTCGTGGATGATGATGCCCGACACCAGTCCCAGCGCCCCCAGCCCGACGAGCCATCCCACCCGGTGCTGCACGTGCTTCCAGACGGATGTCCGCAGATAGCCATCCGTGCCGGTGCTTCCGGTAATGGCCATAAAGCGGCGCATGTCTTCCGTGTGCTCCTGGGTAATGATGTCAATGGCGTCGTCGTGCGTGATGATGCCGACCAGCGCCCCGTCGTCATTGACGATGGGGAGCGCAATGAGGTCGTACTTCTGGATGATGTGGGCGGCGTCTTCCTGGTCGTCGCTGGTTTTTGCCGAGATGACATCCTCGTGCATGATGTCGCGCACGGTGGCGTCCCGGCGGGCCAGGATCAGGTCTTTGAGCGAGACGAAGCCGAGCAGCCTGCGATCGTTGTCCACCACATAGGAGTAATAAATTGTTTCCTTGTCGGGCGCGACCTCGCGCAAACGTTCGATGGCGGCGGCTACCGTCAAATCCGGCGACAGCGTGGCGTAATCCGAAGTCATCACGGCGCCGGCCGTGCCGTCTTCATAGTTGGTCAGGCGGCGAATGTCTTCCCGTTCGGCCTCGGCCAGTGCTGGCAGGACGGCGTCGCGGGATTCCTCCGGCAGACGACGAAACAGATCGGCCCGGTCATCAGGCGGCATATCGGAAAGCAGCCGCGCCATGTCGGCGCGGGGCAGCGTCCCGACCATGTCCACCTGCAGATTGGGTTCCAGATGGCTGAAAATCTCCGTCCGCAGGACAGGATCAATATCGCGCAGCACCTCCCACACCGCCTTGGGTTCGAGCGCCGAAAGCGCCTCGGCCGCAGCAGCCGGATGGCTTTTCTCACACAGATGACGCAGTGCGCCGTTGGAACCAGGCGCAACTTCCTGGCTGGTGGAAGGACGGGCGGCTGGTTGGCGTTTCACCGGAGCACACCTCGACAGGCAGGATGGTGCGAAGCCGGTGGTCTATCCAAGGAAGACCACACAAAAGGCGGAAGTATGCGCCTTTGTGGTGCGGAGCGTCAAGCCGTCCTGGCCTGACCGGTGATTTTACCCTGATGGGCATCACCACCGGCCAGGCAGCGGCAAAACGGTAACGATTTCAGCCGCCATAGCAGCCAGGTCCGTGGCAGGGCCTTGTGAATGGGCGTTCAATCACCAAACCCGGCCAGACAGGCGGTATCTTCGACATACGAGGAAGCCATCTGGCACGGCAGCAACCAGTGGCGGTAGTGCGGCACCCGTCCGCGTACCACATCGGCATACAACGCCTGCAGGCGGCGCGTCACCGGCCCGGACTGTCCGTTGCCAATGGGACGGCGATCCACCGCGCCGATGGCGGCAATCTGCGCCCCTGTCCCGCAGAAAAAGATTTCATCGGCAATGTAGAGTTCCGAGCGGTCAATGGGACGGAACTCGGTTTCGATCCCCAGCTCCCACCGCGCCAGTTCCACGACCGTATGGCGCGTGATGCCTTCCAGAATGTCAGCATAGACCGGAGTTGTCACCAGCCTGCCACCGCGCAGGATGAACAGGTTCATCGCCGCCCCTTCCGCCACCTTGCCGGCGGCATTCAGGACGATGGCTTCGTCGTAGCCGTTGTCGCGGGCTTCGGTGGCGGCCAGAGCCGAGTTGACATACGCCCCGCAGATTTTCCCCCGCGCCGGAATGGCGTTGTCTTCAAGGCGTCGCCAGGAAGAAACGCCCACGGACAGCGGACGGGAAGTATCCACGTAGTCGCGCATCGGCACGACAAACATGGTGAAGTCTTCGCCAGGGGAGAGTTTCGTGCCGATTTGACGCGCGGTTTTATAGACCAGCGGGCGGATATAGACATCCTCACGGTAGCCGTTGCGACGCACCAGCTCCGCCGTCAGCTCGCATAGTCCATCCGCGTCATAGGGCAGGCTCATTTTGAGCAGGGAAGCATTCTGGATGAGACGTATGAAGTGTTCCCGGGGGCGAAACAGGTACATTTCCTCGTCGTCCCCGTTCCAGTAGCCACGAATACCTTCAAAAACGGCGGTGCCGTAGTTGAACGCATGCGTCATGACGTTGATGTTGGCTTCGGCCAGCGGCACGAAGCGTCCTTCAAAAAAGGCAATTTCACGATGGCGCATGAGGTTTCATCTCCCTTGAATAAGGACTCTCTCAACCAACTTACACGCCCGACCGTCACATCGGAGCCAAAAAGTCATGACGCACGTAATTGCGCACAAACACTGCTCCGCACTACACAAGCGGCACGGTATGGCTGTGAAAACGCTCGGCCGTACGCCCGGTCGCACGCCCCAGCATGGCTTTGGCCGTCGTACCAATGACGCGCATGCCGCGCTCGATCTGTTCGAGCGTGACATGACCGTAACTGAGCCGAAGCGTATTCCGCTTTGGGTTATCGCTGTAAAACAACCGCCCGCGACTGAACACCACCCCCTGCTGGCGTACCTGATAGAGCAGTTCCGTCGCATCCAGGGACGGCGGCAGTGTCACCCACAGGAACAGCCCCCCGGCCGGCTGTGTCCACACGGTTTCAGCCGGAAAGTCCTCCGCCAGCCGCCGCAGCATCAGATCGCGGCGCGCCCGGTAAATCGGACGGATTTTCTCCAGGTGCGCTTCATATCGTTTGCGGCGGCAAAAATCCCACAGGGCGGCCTGCAGCAGTGGCGAGGTTGTGATGTCGTTGTTCTGCTTGAAGGCGGTCAGACGGGCAATCACCGGACGCGCCGCCGCACACCACCCGATGCGCAGCCCCGGAAGCAGACTCTTGGAGAAGTTGCTGACGTAGATGACGTGCTCGGTGTCGTCCAGCGCCTTGAGATGCGGTAAGGCGTCGCCGTCGAACCGCAGGTGTGAACCGTAGTCATCTTCGACAATCGGCAGGTTGTGCTCCCGCGCCAGTGCCAGCAGGCGGCGGCGGCGCTCCCAGCTCAAACAGGCCCCCGTCGGATTCTGAAAACTCGGCACGACATAGACCAGCTTGGGACGCTGCACCTTGAGCACATTTTCCAGTACGTCCACACACAGCCCGTCTTCATCCACCGGAATGGGCAGCAGGCGGGCGCCCGCCAGGGCAAAGGCCGTCATGGCGCCCGGATAGGTCGGATTCTCAATGGCCACGGTATCGCCCGGCGAAATCAGGGCGCGGGCAATCAAATCCAGCGCCTGCTGTGACCCGCTGGTGACAATGATGTTTTCAGCCGTGACCTCCGAGCCACTTTCGCGCATGCGCTGGGCAAGGTATTCACGCAGCCGCTCGTACCCGGCCACCGGCCCGTAGCGATAGATTTCATCCCCCAGCGTCCGCTCGGCAAAATGGAGTGAGTTGCGGAACTCGCGTGTCGGAAACGACGCCGCATCAGGAAAGGACCCGGAAAAGGAGATAACGTCGCGCAGCGTGCTGACCTGATAAAGATCGAGCAGCGATTCAACCACCGGACTTTGCGCCCGTTCGGAAAACATCCCTTCCCAGACCATCTTGCGCGCCGGAGTCCGCCGCGCCGCGCGCTCATCAAGCCGGGCCACTTCCGCCAGCTTCTGCCGGGCGACGAATGTTCCCCGTCCGACAAACGATTCCACCACGCCATCGGCCAGCAACTCGTCGTATGCCATGGCGACCGTACTGCGATTGACCCCAAGCTGCCGCGCCCATTCGCGTGTGGCCGGCAGACGCGCGCCCGGCGCGAGCCGGCCCTCCCGGATGGCCTCCAGAACCGCCTGCTTGATTTGCAGGTACACCGGCGTTCGGGAATGATGGTCAAGCGGAACGTGCATGCCGTGGCAACCAGTGGGGGACGCGAAAGGCTGGATTGATTTTTGGCGCTTGGCACACCATTTTATGCCGGAGCAGCGTGAAGGAAACAGCCATTTCACATTTTTATCCCAGCCATTTTCGCCGACCGGAAACCGTCAGACCGGGAGTGGAGGTGCAACAACGATGTCGCAGACGTGGCTTTTTGCTCCCCCAACCCATGCCAACCACCTCACAGGAAGCCATCACCCTGAAACCGCAGCGCGCACGACCCGCATCATCCGCGCCCTTGAGCAGGACGTACACGTGCAGACCGCCTGCCAGTGGGGAATGCCGCGCCCGGCGACAACCGACGAACTGGCGCGGGTTCATACGCCAGACCACCTGGCACGGGTCGCCGAAGCCAGCCGGGCAGCGCAGGCGCGGCAGCAACTCGTGGCGCTCGACCCGGATACAGTTGTGTCGGCCGGGTCATACGAAGCCGCTGGCGATGCGGCCGGGGCCGTCCTGGCCGCCGTTGAGGCCATCCACCAGGGAAAGGCCCGGCGGGCTTTTGTGGCCGCGCGCCCGCCGGGACATCACGCCACCCCGAATCGGGCAATGGGCTTTTGCCTGTTCAACAATGTGGCGGTTGGC
This genomic window contains:
- the fabD gene encoding ACP S-malonyltransferase → MLAFLFPGQASQYVGMGRDLAAAFPEARETFQEADDALGFALSTLCFEGPEAELNLTANTQPAVLTHAVATWRVLRRQGFAPGIVAGHSLGEYSALVAAGVLDFADAVRVVRRRGQYMQEAVAPGVGAMAAVLKLDAQTVTALCAEAEQDGELCRPANFNAPQQTVIAGHRPAVERATGLVRARKGRAIELPVSAPFHCPLMKPAEEKLARDLAELTFHPPQCAVVANVNAQPTTEAETVRANLIAQVCAPVQWVASVQTLVAQGTTTFVEVGPKTVLTGLVRQIVPEAVTFQVESPQTLETFVAGMRLP
- the mgtE gene encoding magnesium transporter, with product MKRQPAARPSTSQEVAPGSNGALRHLCEKSHPAAAAEALSALEPKAVWEVLRDIDPVLRTEIFSHLEPNLQVDMVGTLPRADMARLLSDMPPDDRADLFRRLPEESRDAVLPALAEAEREDIRRLTNYEDGTAGAVMTSDYATLSPDLTVAAAIERLREVAPDKETIYYSYVVDNDRRLLGFVSLKDLILARRDATVRDIMHEDVISAKTSDDQEDAAHIIQKYDLIALPIVNDDGALVGIITHDDAIDIITQEHTEDMRRFMAITGSTGTDGYLRTSVWKHVQHRVGWLVGLGALGLVSGIIIHEFEATLTQVIILALYMPMVADTGGNTGSQSATVVVRALALREISPRDVWRVLLKELQVSVFLAAVLGILAWAKIMWLSQGVEIPPGFSLGNIALVISLALSMQVVTATLIGALLPLTAARLKLDPAVVASPALTTIVDITGLLIYFFTARWLLGV
- a CDS encoding branched-chain amino acid transaminase translates to MRHREIAFFEGRFVPLAEANINVMTHAFNYGTAVFEGIRGYWNGDDEEMYLFRPREHFIRLIQNASLLKMSLPYDADGLCELTAELVRRNGYREDVYIRPLVYKTARQIGTKLSPGEDFTMFVVPMRDYVDTSRPLSVGVSSWRRLEDNAIPARGKICGAYVNSALAATEARDNGYDEAIVLNAAGKVAEGAAMNLFILRGGRLVTTPVYADILEGITRHTVVELARWELGIETEFRPIDRSELYIADEIFFCGTGAQIAAIGAVDRRPIGNGQSGPVTRRLQALYADVVRGRVPHYRHWLLPCQMASSYVEDTACLAGFGD
- a CDS encoding type IV pilus twitching motility protein PilT; the encoded protein is MDKKILDRILTMAVKSGVSDIHFQAGSVPLFRYNGTLMDVKYDVLTPQDTELIAQILLKNDRLHAHDEFVEKDVSYGVENAGRFRANIFKQRNSFAIVLRAISIEARTLEQLNLPPTLAHIADLGRGLVLVTGATGNGKSTTMSAMIEHINRTRKLHIITIEDPIEFLYKNDRSIITQREIGQDTRSFPEALHAALRQDPDVILVGEIRDAVTFDTALRAAETGHLVFSAIHTTDTQKTISRVLGFYPPEEQAVARARLADNLAAVISLRLLPMANQQGRIPAVEILRMSSAVQECLRNPEKLNDLGFVIARSREYGMMTFDQHLVELCKAGKITPEVARAAATNRLEFDKAMAAERAAAPPASEAAPAATSPPLTTGGPEAKSGTDDGTGKTYSFV
- the pdxR gene encoding MocR-like pyridoxine biosynthesis transcription factor PdxR; this encodes MHVPLDHHSRTPVYLQIKQAVLEAIREGRLAPGARLPATREWARQLGVNRSTVAMAYDELLADGVVESFVGRGTFVARQKLAEVARLDERAARRTPARKMVWEGMFSERAQSPVVESLLDLYQVSTLRDVISFSGSFPDAASFPTREFRNSLHFAERTLGDEIYRYGPVAGYERLREYLAQRMRESGSEVTAENIIVTSGSQQALDLIARALISPGDTVAIENPTYPGAMTAFALAGARLLPIPVDEDGLCVDVLENVLKVQRPKLVYVVPSFQNPTGACLSWERRRRLLALAREHNLPIVEDDYGSHLRFDGDALPHLKALDDTEHVIYVSNFSKSLLPGLRIGWCAAARPVIARLTAFKQNNDITTSPLLQAALWDFCRRKRYEAHLEKIRPIYRARRDLMLRRLAEDFPAETVWTQPAGGLFLWVTLPPSLDATELLYQVRQQGVVFSRGRLFYSDNPKRNTLRLSYGHVTLEQIERGMRVIGTTAKAMLGRATGRTAERFHSHTVPLV
- the chrA gene encoding chromate efflux transporter; its protein translation is MTAAPEAEAAGPDTGLDIALDAEPRPTLRQLGGDCLLLGATAFGGGAMISLLQDRFTQRRRWLRDREFLEAATLAQSLPGAIATNTVAFVGYRLHGPVGALVSMALYALPSFVLMLVFAALYGHLRDIPSATAVLTGLNAAASGLVAVTAVRLGRQAVAMRWQGLQAAAVFGLAISFPALTLYLILLSLLGGLLWAAWQRRMPPVPEATTPETIVHAGASLPLRHHLLLATGLGLLVTGLWLGSGFITEPFLRRLVQLALVTLKVGGLTFGGGFVIIPLLGHEVVDVHLWLTPKEVSDAAALGLLTPGPFVIAAAFIGYRVAGLAGAAVTTLGIFGLPLWLVVMVAGAVERFRQNALVQGALRGVMPTGVALLAAAAVTIGKGAYTPDLYTWVLAPGLGLTSAWLAGRHHTNPMFILFGGALVGLAGQWLFA
- a CDS encoding two-component regulator propeller domain-containing protein, which produces MPRNPTSAGAVFEPFTQDQGLSNNGITCLLQDQRGFLWIGTEDGLNRYDGYGFKVYRHRPTDPNSLPANFIRALAQGPDGTLWMATDGCGLCRYDAWTDHFVSYALTLSPKERYFSSIEVSQDGLVWLGGNDGLVCFDPQTNVSAVYPLWRDLHLRSPATYVSSTLEIAPDRFLVGSSHGILLFDRQTRRFSVVLAAPPRLQKGDIVQLQFSGHIVGRLRDGRICVGFINWALFLLDPQTLRVTQGYDLEGRPLTGDNRGLPPPHDASLHGKAVFLDQSGSVWIFKRFSAPRRLDLATGELTFIQNTVPSGTFKAQEPMVMMQDRSGVFWFGDRINGLLKFSPICNRFETYRHHPFDDKSLVNSYTHGILEDSRGRLWVCSQFGGISRLDRRTGQVERYNLHFASATRRPTEAVFTICEDRRQVLWVGTEYGLHILNPEQRRLQPAPLPQLPILATQALYEDHRGHLWMGMAGRLFEVSPDRRTVTDQTKAFGLAPTPPPPDAVGDDIQCFYEDQRDRHLWIGGIYGAVRYDPVHQTHRTYRIERKPAYGVPYVTGFAEGMDGTLWMVTKGAGLCRFDPQRETFTHITEEQGLPHNNCYAMLPDTDGTFWLSSDAGLSHVDPQHLTFRTYTVDDGLQGREFNRFSAFQNARGEMFFGGTQGLTMFHPSHVKDDRSPPPVVLTKVSINGQPQPAIEGKNLTLDADQNTLEVSFAALDFHVPQNNRYQYRLEGFDRNWRDAGTRHEATYTNLPAGRYTLHVKAVNHDGVWNAGTVLLQMVIRPPWWQTWLAYLCFALAGTLVLYGGLRWRLRQLTARTQALEATVAERTQEVLRKNEELIARNVDIATGKREIEIQQRNFLESLTYAQIIQRSTLPSSTEIHRALGEHFIVWKPKDIVSGDFYWVHRHHDRVIFVVADCTGHGVPGAFMSMIGNDLLGNIVIERQVLDPAELLQQLHQGVSRALKQQDDTGLPDGMEASACRLDLTTATVTFAGARQSLYVVADGALAEVKGDRHAIGGRQSRRQARVFTNHNVDLTPNTMLYLATDGFADQPDPQGQKFRTRRLRELLVKVADLPLPEQQKRLEIELAAHMGPEPQRDDITLVGVRWVPHHHAAQNGEA